Proteins encoded by one window of Nitrospira sp. MA-1:
- a CDS encoding isoprenylcysteine carboxylmethyltransferase family protein: MNQDKGNASPSALSLTLVGIQFVLIGLIAFTGPLWPPGWSLRVILAVGGVVGLWALQVMGLRQVKIFPEVASQAKLIVLGPYRWIRHPMYTSVLLVSLAWTLGSPLPYRLLLWVGLVMTLSVKLQYEERPLMEPFPEYEAYRGQTKRLIPFVW; this comes from the coding sequence ATGAATCAAGACAAAGGAAATGCATCGCCTTCCGCTCTTTCTCTGACGCTTGTCGGGATACAATTTGTCCTTATCGGGTTGATCGCCTTCACCGGGCCACTGTGGCCTCCAGGCTGGAGCCTTCGAGTCATACTTGCTGTTGGCGGGGTGGTAGGCCTCTGGGCGCTGCAGGTTATGGGACTGCGACAGGTGAAGATATTCCCGGAGGTCGCCAGTCAGGCAAAACTCATTGTCCTCGGCCCTTACCGCTGGATCAGGCATCCCATGTATACCAGCGTCTTGTTGGTGTCTCTGGCTTGGACTCTGGGAAGTCCCCTTCCCTACCGTTTGCTTTTATGGGTGGGATTAGTGATGACCTTATCGGTCAAACTCCAGTACGAAGAGCGCCCTTTGATGGAACCTTTCCCTGAATATGAGGCCTACAGAGGTCAGACAAAACGCCTCATTCCTTTTGTGTGGTAA
- a CDS encoding DUF2971 domain-containing protein — MSLAKYVDLLRSKSIFCPKASLFQDETEGKWVAHAVVWGEKQRWTKAKHNAERLQKLLTECAGDQDRILIEADNIYRTLDGIEQKSAFGDVLKGLVTYHPSKREEYLQMVVSSWLKHHDNYNESVQEWVQQVSVARESTYISCWTRAKTMSLAMWNQYGGGTESVAVCSSVEKLKALVANNLDWLQRGGLSGEVIDVEYVEGLKEPGNALQGDLVERLNLGKDVRVGAFSIKPCMYAYENEIRAIIYPVRDLFGPVVDPHPESSGVSLSIDKGNHSKPEALSAFIESVYVHPMLDAESMMVRVVKAINERFGIADLPTVTDKVEALGPDMVLRPTGYAGSGD, encoded by the coding sequence ATGTCGCTTGCAAAATATGTCGATTTGCTTCGCTCAAAATCGATTTTTTGTCCTAAGGCATCTCTCTTCCAAGACGAAACAGAAGGTAAATGGGTCGCCCATGCGGTGGTGTGGGGTGAAAAGCAGCGCTGGACCAAAGCTAAACATAACGCAGAGCGGCTTCAGAAACTCCTAACAGAGTGTGCTGGCGATCAGGATCGTATTTTGATCGAGGCTGACAATATCTATAGGACTCTTGATGGGATCGAACAGAAGTCAGCTTTTGGTGATGTTCTTAAAGGTTTGGTTACTTACCATCCGTCCAAGCGCGAGGAATATCTTCAAATGGTTGTTTCGAGCTGGCTTAAACATCACGACAACTACAATGAAAGTGTACAAGAGTGGGTACAGCAAGTCAGTGTGGCCCGGGAATCTACATACATAAGCTGTTGGACCCGTGCAAAAACAATGTCCCTTGCTATGTGGAACCAATACGGTGGAGGAACGGAGTCCGTAGCCGTCTGTTCAAGTGTCGAAAAGCTGAAAGCATTGGTTGCCAACAACCTCGACTGGCTGCAAAGGGGTGGGCTTAGTGGCGAGGTAATTGATGTTGAATATGTGGAGGGGCTTAAAGAGCCTGGCAATGCCCTTCAGGGAGACTTGGTTGAACGTCTCAATTTAGGGAAAGACGTTAGGGTAGGAGCCTTTAGCATTAAGCCTTGTATGTACGCGTATGAGAACGAAATTAGAGCAATTATTTATCCAGTGCGTGATCTGTTCGGGCCCGTTGTGGATCCACATCCAGAATCAAGCGGTGTTTCCCTTTCCATTGACAAAGGGAACCACAGCAAGCCAGAGGCTTTGAGTGCATTTATTGAATCGGTATATGTGCACCCGATGCTTGATGCAGAGTCGATGATGGTGCGAGTGGTGAAGGCCATAAATGAGCGCTTCGGGATAGCAGATCTGCCAACTGTTACGGATAAAGTTGAGGCGCTAGGGCCTGACATGGTGCTTCGGCCGACCGGCTACGCGGGTAGCGGAGACTAA
- a CDS encoding zinc ribbon domain-containing protein has translation MLGMNRDLLGNYKNDVGIESNHFACVAWTNRWKLGKIEKASNHETCVILTEIRCCVSETKPCPSCGYDLPLKGRFCPKCGSRADRKQVEESKQEPLNLRILYIMVGLLILAVLFPPWQTPPEQTPEFLGFHFITSPPMEGAQRSPILQNIQLFTIAVAGLYFSWAFRGKG, from the coding sequence ATGTTGGGAATGAATCGTGATCTGTTGGGAAATTATAAAAATGACGTGGGAATTGAGTCAAATCATTTTGCCTGTGTCGCCTGGACGAATCGATGGAAATTGGGCAAGATAGAGAAAGCCAGCAATCATGAGACATGTGTCATCTTAACAGAAATCAGGTGCTGTGTGAGTGAAACCAAGCCGTGTCCTTCTTGTGGCTATGATCTTCCTCTCAAAGGACGATTCTGTCCAAAATGCGGGAGTCGGGCGGATCGGAAACAGGTGGAGGAATCCAAGCAGGAGCCGCTTAACCTGCGTATTCTCTATATTATGGTGGGGCTACTCATTCTGGCTGTCTTATTCCCTCCTTGGCAAACGCCACCGGAGCAGACGCCGGAATTTTTAGGATTTCATTTTATTACTTCTCCGCCCATGGAGGGGGCTCAACGCAGTCCCATTCTCCAAAACATTCAACTCTTCACGATTGCCGTGGCCGGGCTGTACTTTTCCTGGGCGTTTAGAGGCAAAGGCTAA
- a CDS encoding peptidoglycan-binding domain-containing protein yields the protein MALDKKGQEELDELRKNPEEFRTLMTGVQIFLGRFGYGVGPYTGTLDQSTKQALKAYQEKSGLSQTGDLDFPTLKHLTEDDRVLNRVVPFLPPQTFHDQEWGQWVEVQGSWMLKEGNTDDVLQTSRITCMKAFKRCIDSTASLVNSNVPQLKVHTHVYDIQEWDDANIVSAPYDGEACAVSILRISRNPQLVTRFLSLQGKPGPCAKVQAEDRQYVLEDGPKIYQILRMQKSEAIQQILQVAK from the coding sequence ATGGCGTTAGACAAAAAGGGGCAGGAAGAATTGGATGAATTGAGGAAAAATCCAGAAGAATTTCGTACGTTGATGACCGGCGTGCAGATTTTTCTCGGACGTTTTGGATATGGAGTCGGGCCCTATACAGGAACGCTCGACCAATCCACCAAACAGGCATTGAAAGCCTATCAGGAAAAATCTGGCCTCTCTCAGACCGGGGACCTCGACTTTCCCACACTAAAACATCTCACCGAAGATGATCGCGTCTTGAATCGTGTGGTCCCATTCCTTCCCCCACAGACCTTTCACGATCAGGAATGGGGACAATGGGTGGAAGTCCAGGGTTCCTGGATGCTCAAGGAAGGTAATACCGACGATGTCCTGCAGACCTCGCGCATCACCTGCATGAAAGCATTTAAACGGTGTATTGACTCGACCGCATCCCTGGTCAATTCGAATGTGCCCCAACTCAAAGTGCACACTCATGTCTATGACATTCAGGAATGGGATGATGCCAACATTGTGTCGGCACCCTATGATGGCGAAGCCTGTGCCGTGAGTATATTACGGATTTCCCGGAATCCCCAACTTGTCACCCGTTTTCTTTCTCTGCAAGGCAAACCAGGACCGTGCGCGAAGGTGCAGGCCGAAGACCGGCAATACGTCCTGGAAGATGGTCCAAAAATCTACCAGATCCTCCGGATGCAAAAGTCTGAGGCTATTCAACAAATCCTGCAAGTCGCCAAATAA
- a CDS encoding alpha/beta hydrolase — MNVLALILPGFRNSDHAYWQTLWESAKTEFVRVQQRDWKTLSAMSG; from the coding sequence GTGAATGTCCTTGCACTCATTCTTCCTGGATTCCGCAACTCTGACCATGCCTATTGGCAAACGCTGTGGGAGTCCGCGAAGACGGAATTTGTTCGTGTGCAACAACGAGATTGGAAAACCCTGTCTGCCATGAGTGGGTGA
- the larC gene encoding nickel pincer cofactor biosynthesis protein LarC: MTRHLHIDAFSGVSGDMFLGALVDTGVPLSVLKKGLKALGIKGYRLREQQVIRNSIRATKVDVDIQKGFTKPLSLATIKKTLKNSPLPDAIRTQALQTFQLLAEAEGRVHGQELNKVHFHEVGVIDSLVDIVGTLLGFAHLNVTTVSFSPINLGAGTISTAHGLLPVPGPAVAHMAQGIPILSNGPAIEFTTPTGIALVKTLSQDCKPLPPLTPQTVGYGAGTADPHGWPNVLRLFVGAQDSDSKNLTERIIQLETNIDDMNPQLYEVIMERLFEAGALDVTFTPTIMKRSRPGTIVTVIAFSQNLQALKSILFSETSTLGIRIQEMDRAILARSFQTIKLLGGSVLMKIANLGQGRSKATPEYRDCVALAERTKQPVQTIIDLARQTYISAKIPSPRKTAPSKLARRK, translated from the coding sequence ATGACCAGACATCTTCACATCGACGCATTTTCAGGAGTCAGCGGAGACATGTTTTTGGGTGCCCTCGTAGATACCGGTGTACCATTGTCTGTTCTTAAAAAAGGCCTCAAAGCCCTAGGCATTAAAGGTTATCGGCTTCGTGAACAGCAGGTGATCCGCAACAGCATCCGGGCCACCAAGGTGGATGTGGACATCCAAAAGGGATTTACCAAACCCTTATCACTTGCCACCATCAAAAAAACGTTAAAAAATAGTCCCCTGCCCGACGCCATTCGGACTCAGGCCCTTCAAACCTTCCAACTGCTGGCTGAGGCTGAAGGCAGGGTGCATGGCCAAGAGCTGAATAAAGTACATTTTCATGAGGTGGGCGTGATCGATTCGCTGGTGGATATTGTCGGGACCCTCCTGGGATTTGCCCATCTGAACGTGACGACGGTGTCATTTTCTCCCATCAATCTGGGAGCCGGCACGATTTCCACGGCGCACGGGCTGCTTCCGGTGCCGGGACCGGCAGTGGCGCATATGGCCCAAGGAATTCCCATTCTCTCCAATGGACCGGCCATTGAATTCACAACTCCGACCGGTATCGCGTTGGTCAAAACTCTCTCTCAGGATTGTAAACCGCTCCCACCCTTAACACCACAAACGGTGGGGTATGGCGCGGGCACGGCCGACCCTCATGGCTGGCCCAATGTGCTTCGACTGTTTGTTGGTGCTCAAGATTCTGATTCTAAAAATCTTACGGAACGCATCATTCAGCTTGAGACAAACATCGATGATATGAATCCGCAATTGTATGAGGTGATCATGGAGCGCCTCTTCGAAGCCGGAGCTCTCGATGTCACATTCACGCCAACCATCATGAAACGGAGTCGGCCCGGCACGATTGTAACCGTCATCGCGTTCTCACAGAACCTTCAGGCCTTAAAGTCGATTCTCTTTTCCGAAACCTCGACGCTGGGAATACGGATCCAGGAAATGGACCGAGCCATTCTGGCTCGCTCCTTCCAAACGATTAAACTGTTGGGGGGTTCTGTCCTCATGAAGATTGCTAATCTTGGACAGGGCCGTTCAAAGGCCACTCCCGAGTATCGTGATTGTGTCGCATTGGCTGAGCGCACCAAGCAGCCTGTGCAAACAATCATCGACCTCGCACGTCAGACCTATATTAGTGCGAAAATCCCATCCCCCCGCAAAACCGCTCCTTCCAAATTGGCACGGCGCAAGTAA
- a CDS encoding uroporphyrinogen-III synthase, with protein MNGEQSNAGFQGLRVGALESRMAKEMERLIVRHGGVPLVAPSMRELPLSDNPQALECGDALLAGHVDILVLLTGVGFRTLLDVVQTRYALEAITGALRNTVLVVRGPKPALVLKDLGLQPNILVPEPNTWKDTLVAIDASYPDGLKGLRIAVQEYGVSNPKFLEGLRERGAKVRPVPVYRWTLPEDLAPLKHLLQEVMDGVIPVLLITNAIQVEHLIKVLEKDEKINEFRKALHRMMVASIGHLATERLRHYGFPVDLEPSHPKMGILVKEASQAVHTILTTKNAPPMRDTPAP; from the coding sequence ATGAACGGTGAACAATCCAATGCCGGCTTTCAAGGACTCCGGGTCGGGGCTCTTGAAAGCCGGATGGCTAAGGAAATGGAACGGTTGATTGTCCGGCACGGAGGAGTGCCCCTCGTCGCCCCGTCAATGAGGGAACTCCCTCTATCGGACAATCCTCAGGCGCTGGAATGTGGCGATGCCTTGCTGGCTGGTCATGTCGACATACTTGTCCTGCTCACCGGAGTAGGATTTCGCACTCTGTTGGATGTCGTTCAAACCCGATATGCACTGGAGGCAATCACCGGCGCCTTGCGCAACACGGTGCTCGTCGTGCGGGGTCCCAAACCAGCCCTGGTATTAAAAGACCTTGGACTTCAGCCGAATATCCTGGTCCCCGAACCCAATACATGGAAAGATACTCTGGTTGCCATTGATGCATCCTACCCAGACGGGCTCAAGGGCTTACGGATTGCAGTGCAGGAATATGGGGTCAGTAACCCGAAATTTTTAGAAGGCCTGAGGGAACGGGGAGCAAAAGTCCGACCGGTTCCAGTCTATCGGTGGACCTTACCTGAGGATCTGGCACCCCTGAAACATCTGCTTCAAGAAGTCATGGATGGGGTCATACCGGTTTTGTTGATCACCAACGCCATCCAAGTTGAACATCTCATCAAAGTGCTAGAAAAGGATGAAAAGATCAATGAGTTCCGAAAGGCCCTTCATCGCATGATGGTCGCCTCCATCGGCCATCTGGCGACTGAACGTTTACGCCACTATGGATTCCCCGTCGACCTCGAACCCTCCCACCCAAAAATGGGGATTCTGGTCAAAGAAGCCTCCCAGGCCGTTCACACCATCCTGACCACGAAGAACGCCCCGCCAATGAGGGATACACCCGCGCCCTGA
- a CDS encoding VOC family protein, giving the protein MQEKRKTRGLRHLALRVRDVQVSQRFYERLFEMKVVWHPDPENVYLSTGYDNLALHQVTAEELSQFNLSRVHPLDHLGFIMDSPSSVDALFSEATEQGATIVKPLKQHRDGSYSFYLSDPDFNTIQVLFEPSIQL; this is encoded by the coding sequence ATGCAGGAAAAAAGAAAAACCCGTGGCCTTCGACATTTGGCCTTGCGGGTGCGGGATGTTCAGGTTTCCCAACGGTTTTATGAACGACTGTTTGAGATGAAAGTTGTGTGGCATCCTGATCCCGAAAATGTTTATCTCAGTACGGGCTATGACAATCTGGCGCTGCATCAAGTGACGGCTGAAGAGTTAAGTCAATTTAACCTTTCCCGGGTTCACCCGTTGGATCATTTGGGGTTTATCATGGATTCTCCGTCAAGTGTGGATGCGCTGTTTTCCGAAGCCACGGAACAGGGCGCCACGATTGTGAAACCCCTGAAGCAACATCGTGATGGCAGTTATTCGTTTTATCTCTCAGATCCGGATTTCAATACAATCCAGGTGTTGTTTGAACCCTCAATCCAATTGTGA
- a CDS encoding addiction module protein, with the protein MNPTNPTIFDLSPSEKLQLVEDLWDDLAASPEAVPVHDWQKEELARRKARLMTNPASGLTWEEVKRRVRSRYGR; encoded by the coding sequence GTGAACCCAACCAATCCCACGATTTTTGATCTGAGTCCGTCCGAAAAACTACAGCTTGTCGAAGATTTGTGGGATGACCTTGCGGCCAGTCCCGAAGCTGTCCCCGTTCATGACTGGCAAAAGGAAGAGCTAGCCCGGAGAAAGGCCCGCCTGATGACAAACCCGGCCTCCGGACTCACGTGGGAAGAAGTCAAACGAAGAGTCCGAAGTCGTTATGGCCGTTGA
- a CDS encoding type II toxin-antitoxin system RelE/ParE family toxin — translation MAVELIFAPEAGQDVAEAHAWYESQRTGLGEEFLNCVDACIEALCRTPEMYMTVFENYRRGLVRRFPYAIFYEYVEDQVTVYGIFHTARDPEKWRQRLP, via the coding sequence ATGGCCGTTGAATTGATCTTTGCCCCGGAGGCCGGGCAAGATGTCGCAGAAGCGCACGCCTGGTACGAAAGTCAGCGAACCGGTTTGGGGGAGGAGTTTTTGAATTGTGTCGATGCGTGTATTGAAGCTCTCTGCCGAACACCCGAGATGTATATGACGGTCTTCGAGAACTATCGTCGCGGGTTGGTGCGACGCTTCCCGTATGCAATCTTCTATGAGTATGTTGAAGATCAAGTGACGGTCTACGGCATATTTCACACCGCTCGCGATCCTGAAAAATGGCGCCAACGTCTTCCTTGA
- a CDS encoding DUF2914 domain-containing protein, translating into MNLTTDKLPSTYTTSLTATVAQTMMHWHSTFLKPILPAVFFFAGVTYDTLTLTRIDRLLDNLIILLYITLLGTLIILTGRFQLGLVPSIPDRSGWNVLSLMHQARPHFDKALQFLLGGLFSAYAILYSQSASWSTSAIFLGIIVGLLIANEFLSRRYSSLKMLVGLFSIVTLSFMTFFLPVLTGWMNAWVFLAGAVITIAVVWKTVRLTLRGIPNLPIRASLIICFPAFALVGVCTALYFLNWIPPIPLSLKSGGIYHHIEKQQDQYLLTYEDGPWYAVWKRSDDRVGTDTPVYTFSSVFAPITLHTTIYHHWEWRPLTESAEFITTDRIPISITGGREHGYRMYTMKHRLQPGEWRVNVEAEDGRIIGRIAFSADSNYSPSHELTTITQ; encoded by the coding sequence ATGAATCTCACGACTGACAAATTGCCTTCGACGTATACGACATCTCTCACGGCGACAGTGGCTCAGACGATGATGCACTGGCACTCGACATTCCTCAAACCCATTCTCCCGGCCGTCTTTTTTTTCGCCGGGGTGACCTATGATACCCTCACGCTAACACGCATCGATCGATTGTTGGATAATCTAATTATCCTCCTCTACATTACGCTTCTCGGCACTCTCATCATCCTCACCGGACGGTTTCAACTGGGACTGGTTCCCTCAATACCGGACAGATCCGGATGGAATGTCCTTAGTCTGATGCATCAAGCCCGCCCGCACTTTGATAAAGCCCTGCAATTCTTATTAGGGGGACTGTTCAGTGCTTATGCCATCCTTTATTCCCAGAGCGCGTCATGGTCCACCTCCGCCATCTTTTTGGGAATCATTGTCGGGTTGTTAATCGCTAATGAGTTTCTTTCCAGACGATATTCCAGTCTCAAAATGCTGGTGGGCCTCTTTTCGATCGTCACCTTAAGCTTTATGACCTTTTTCCTCCCTGTACTGACGGGATGGATGAATGCCTGGGTTTTTTTAGCCGGTGCCGTCATCACCATTGCCGTCGTGTGGAAAACCGTCCGTCTCACCCTTCGCGGCATTCCCAATCTCCCTATCAGAGCTTCCTTGATCATTTGCTTCCCGGCTTTTGCCCTGGTGGGAGTATGCACCGCGTTATATTTTTTAAATTGGATTCCTCCCATTCCCCTCTCACTCAAATCGGGAGGCATCTACCATCACATCGAAAAGCAGCAGGATCAGTACCTGCTCACCTATGAAGATGGTCCCTGGTACGCCGTTTGGAAACGATCCGATGACCGTGTCGGAACAGACACACCCGTCTATACCTTTTCATCCGTGTTTGCTCCGATCACCTTGCACACCACCATCTATCACCATTGGGAATGGCGACCCCTCACAGAGTCAGCTGAGTTCATCACCACGGATCGCATTCCCATTTCCATCACCGGAGGAAGAGAACATGGATATCGCATGTATACGATGAAACACCGCCTCCAGCCTGGTGAATGGCGAGTGAATGTGGAAGCAGAAGACGGCCGAATTATCGGGCGGATTGCGTTTTCTGCCGATTCAAATTATTCCCCCTCCCATGAACTGACGACCATCACACAGTGA
- a CDS encoding NAD(P)-dependent glycerol-3-phosphate dehydrogenase codes for MTPTSFRVLSVIGAGAWGTALAHLLATKGFSIRLWAHEPEVAETIQRTRENSWYLPEVVLPNSIQATISLPDCVQGTDVILLAAPSHAMANMVKQLNLLLKEPLPIIIATKGIEEGTLQLMSQVVESHLPASWHPFITILSGPSFASEVSRWKPTTILLAGRDFNLVNGLQQAFITPQFRVYAGRDMIGAQLGGALKNVMAIGAGVVDGLDLGSNARAALITRGLAEMIRLGRAMGADVSTFYGLSGLGDLVLTCTGTLSRNYQVGMQLAKGANMTTVRSTTRTVAEGVPTSRAAMALAERYHVDMPIVRGVFQMLFEGRNPRHIVTDLMSRLAKGETDGLFSVSTATFGPRAHS; via the coding sequence GTGACACCCACTTCCTTTCGTGTCCTCTCCGTGATTGGCGCTGGAGCCTGGGGAACCGCATTGGCTCACCTCTTGGCCACTAAAGGATTCAGCATACGCTTATGGGCGCATGAACCTGAGGTGGCGGAGACCATCCAGCGCACCAGAGAAAATTCCTGGTATCTCCCGGAAGTAGTGCTACCCAATTCTATTCAGGCCACGATCAGTCTTCCGGATTGCGTGCAGGGCACGGATGTCATCCTACTCGCAGCACCATCCCATGCCATGGCCAACATGGTGAAACAACTCAACCTGTTATTAAAGGAACCCCTTCCCATCATCATCGCCACCAAAGGCATTGAGGAAGGCACGTTGCAATTAATGAGTCAGGTAGTCGAAAGTCATCTCCCCGCATCATGGCATCCGTTCATCACCATTCTTTCCGGGCCCAGCTTCGCATCGGAAGTGAGCCGATGGAAACCCACGACCATTTTACTGGCCGGACGGGATTTCAATCTGGTGAATGGTCTGCAACAAGCCTTTATCACTCCACAGTTTCGCGTGTATGCCGGACGGGATATGATCGGTGCGCAACTGGGGGGAGCCTTAAAAAATGTCATGGCCATTGGAGCTGGTGTGGTCGATGGCCTGGACCTCGGATCTAATGCGAGGGCTGCCTTAATCACCAGAGGACTGGCGGAAATGATCCGGTTAGGCCGGGCCATGGGCGCCGATGTTTCCACCTTTTACGGGCTATCGGGGTTAGGAGATCTGGTGCTCACCTGTACCGGGACGTTGAGCCGGAATTACCAGGTCGGCATGCAATTGGCCAAAGGCGCGAATATGACCACGGTGCGCTCAACCACCAGAACCGTGGCTGAAGGGGTTCCCACCAGCCGGGCCGCCATGGCCCTGGCTGAACGGTATCATGTAGATATGCCCATTGTGCGCGGCGTGTTCCAAATGCTGTTTGAAGGGCGCAATCCCCGGCATATCGTAACCGATCTGATGTCCCGATTAGCCAAAGGCGAAACGGATGGCCTTTTCTCTGTCAGCACCGCAACCTTTGGCCCCAGGGCTCATTCATGA
- a CDS encoding formylglycine-generating enzyme family protein — MAGMMRNRRIGYIGVGACLLFIAGASSMVSASETPQEIVGKDGAPMVLIPEGIFPMGVPKAARDGGLDERPNHDVFVSTFYMDKYELTNGRYLQFVTETGHRTPQHPTDPKRGLWKQNMMPESVTDLPVINVDWKDAEAYCHWAGKRLPTEAEWEKAAKGPNDWRFPWGDVEPTLDHLNFNQSWRGEATLTQVGIYEKGKSPYGIYDVAGNVWEWVADWYEADYYSKSPARNPPGPETGTYKVLRSSGWQGETPQVRIFTRIKSLPTDRNNSTGFRCAKDGPDPSTH; from the coding sequence ATGGCAGGAATGATGCGGAATCGACGTATAGGGTATATCGGGGTAGGAGCGTGCCTACTCTTCATCGCTGGAGCTTCCAGCATGGTGAGCGCTTCCGAGACCCCTCAGGAAATTGTCGGAAAAGACGGCGCTCCCATGGTCTTGATTCCCGAAGGAATCTTCCCGATGGGAGTCCCTAAAGCGGCCAGGGATGGGGGACTCGACGAACGGCCGAATCATGACGTGTTCGTGAGTACCTTTTATATGGATAAGTATGAACTCACCAATGGACGGTATCTTCAATTCGTGACCGAAACCGGGCACCGCACTCCCCAACATCCCACGGATCCGAAAAGGGGTCTGTGGAAACAGAATATGATGCCCGAGTCGGTTACCGACCTTCCGGTTATCAACGTGGACTGGAAAGATGCCGAAGCCTATTGCCACTGGGCAGGAAAACGTCTTCCCACCGAAGCCGAATGGGAAAAAGCGGCAAAAGGCCCCAACGACTGGCGCTTTCCTTGGGGTGACGTCGAACCCACGCTGGACCATTTGAATTTCAATCAATCGTGGCGCGGAGAGGCCACATTAACCCAGGTGGGTATTTATGAAAAAGGCAAAAGCCCCTATGGTATTTACGATGTAGCTGGCAATGTCTGGGAATGGGTGGCTGACTGGTACGAAGCAGACTATTACAGCAAGAGCCCTGCACGGAATCCGCCAGGACCCGAAACCGGCACATACAAAGTGTTGCGGAGTTCAGGCTGGCAAGGGGAGACACCCCAGGTGCGAATCTTCACGAGGATCAAAAGTCTTCCAACGGACCGTAATAATTCCACGGGGTTCCGATGCGCCAAGGATGGGCCTGATCCATCAACCCACTAA
- the larB gene encoding nickel pincer cofactor biosynthesis protein LarB, giving the protein MNHDRLAALLQRVQGGHVSVPQAIQQLRTLPFEDLGFASVDHHRSLRQGFPEVILCEGKTPAQITAIARKLLKAGGPFLATRVTPANARSLKRLARKAVYHEMARMVSLAESKRTRQGLILIVTAGTSDIPVAEEAKVTAEVMGSRVQTLYDVGVAGLHRLLDRQESLHQARVVVVVAGMDGVLPSVVGGLVDRPIVAVPTSQGYGANFGGLAPLLTMLNACSSGIGVVNIDNGFGAGCLAHRININGQGESPPQT; this is encoded by the coding sequence ATGAACCACGACAGGTTAGCGGCCTTGCTTCAACGGGTTCAAGGCGGACATGTTTCTGTCCCCCAGGCTATTCAACAGCTCCGCACCCTCCCGTTTGAAGATCTCGGATTTGCCTCGGTGGATCATCACCGGTCGCTACGACAGGGATTTCCAGAAGTGATCCTGTGCGAGGGGAAAACACCCGCACAAATTACCGCGATCGCTCGAAAATTATTAAAGGCCGGCGGTCCGTTTCTCGCAACACGCGTCACGCCTGCTAATGCTCGCAGTCTCAAGCGATTGGCCCGCAAAGCGGTATATCATGAGATGGCCAGGATGGTCTCTCTTGCCGAGAGCAAGCGTACCAGGCAGGGGTTGATCCTTATTGTCACAGCCGGCACCTCCGACATCCCGGTGGCTGAAGAGGCCAAAGTCACCGCCGAAGTTATGGGAAGCCGGGTACAAACACTCTATGATGTTGGGGTCGCTGGTTTACATAGGCTTTTGGATCGCCAGGAAAGCCTTCACCAGGCACGAGTCGTCGTTGTCGTCGCAGGAATGGACGGGGTGTTGCCCAGCGTGGTGGGAGGGTTGGTCGATCGCCCGATTGTCGCCGTGCCCACCAGTCAAGGCTACGGTGCAAATTTTGGCGGGCTGGCCCCTCTCCTCACGATGCTGAATGCCTGCTCATCGGGAATCGGCGTCGTGAATATCGATAACGGATTTGGAGCAGGCTGTCTCGCACACCGCATTAATATTAACGGGCAGGGGGAATCTCCTCCTCAGACGTAG